In Acidimicrobiia bacterium, the following proteins share a genomic window:
- the rplW gene encoding 50S ribosomal protein L23 produces the protein MKTKNPRDIVLEPVVSEKSYDLIQEANTYTFVVDRRTNKTEVKQAIAEIFGVTVVSVNTINRKGKKKRTGYKFGRRKHTKRALVTLATGDSIDIFEV, from the coding sequence ATGAAGACGAAGAACCCTCGTGACATCGTGCTCGAGCCGGTCGTCTCGGAGAAGTCGTACGACCTCATCCAGGAGGCCAACACGTACACGTTCGTGGTGGACCGCAGGACGAACAAGACCGAGGTGAAGCAGGCGATCGCAGAGATCTTCGGCGTCACCGTGGTGTCCGTGAACACGATCAACCGCAAGGGCAAGAAGAAGCGCACCGGCTACAAGTTCGGCAGGCGCAAGCACACGAAGCGCGCTCTGGTCACATTGGCCACGGGCGACTCGATCGACATCTTCGAGGTCTGA
- the rplB gene encoding 50S ribosomal protein L2 — protein MGVKKLKPTSPGRRFQTVSDFEAVTKSTPEKQLLDKQKRSSGRNSYGRITSRHRGGGHKRRYRVVDFRRTKDGIPARVAAVEYDPNRNARIALLHYADGEKRYILAPLNLQVGDVLESGSGADIRPGNALPLRNIPTGTIVHAVELRPGGGAKMGRSAGTAIQLMSKEADLALLRLPSGEMRRVHLDCRATVGQVGNTDAELIKVGKAGRSRWKGKRPQTRGVAMNPVDHPLGGGEGRSSGGRHPVSPWGKPEGRTRKKNKASDKYIVRRRSKKGRR, from the coding sequence ATGGGTGTGAAGAAACTCAAGCCGACATCGCCGGGGCGCCGTTTCCAGACGGTCTCGGACTTCGAAGCCGTCACGAAGTCGACGCCGGAGAAGCAGTTGCTCGACAAGCAGAAGCGCTCGTCCGGCCGCAACTCGTACGGGCGAATCACGTCGCGCCACCGAGGAGGTGGGCACAAGCGCCGCTACCGGGTGGTCGACTTCCGCCGCACGAAGGACGGCATACCCGCCCGGGTCGCCGCCGTCGAGTACGACCCGAACCGCAACGCCAGGATCGCGCTCCTCCACTATGCGGACGGCGAGAAGCGGTACATCCTCGCTCCACTCAACCTCCAGGTCGGGGACGTGCTCGAGTCGGGCTCGGGCGCCGACATCCGACCGGGCAATGCATTGCCGCTGCGCAACATCCCGACGGGGACGATCGTCCATGCCGTCGAGTTGCGGCCCGGCGGGGGCGCCAAGATGGGTCGTTCGGCGGGCACAGCCATCCAGCTCATGTCGAAGGAGGCAGACCTGGCGCTCCTCCGGCTGCCATCTGGAGAGATGCGCCGGGTTCACCTCGACTGCAGGGCGACCGTCGGGCAGGTCGGCAACACGGATGCGGAGCTCATCAAGGTCGGCAAGGCCGGCAGGAGCCGCTGGAAGGGCAAGCGCCCCCAGACCCGCGGCGTTGCCATGAACCCGGTGGACCACCCGTTGGGAGGGGGCGAGGGTCGCAGCTCGGGCGGCCGACACCCCGTGAGCCCGTGGGGCAAGCCCGAGGGCAGGACAAGGAAGAAGAACAAGGCGAGCGACAAGTACATCGTCCGCCGCCGATCCAAGAAGGGCAGGAGGTGA
- the rpsS gene encoding 30S ribosomal protein S19 gives MARSLKKGPFVDEHLLRKVESANDRGDKRVIRTWSRRSTVLPEMVGHTIAVHDGRKHVPVYISEAMVGHKLGEFAPTRTFRGHAGEKSARKR, from the coding sequence ATGGCGCGCAGCCTGAAGAAAGGCCCGTTCGTCGACGAGCACCTCCTTCGCAAGGTCGAGTCGGCCAACGACCGCGGAGACAAGCGAGTGATCAGGACGTGGAGCAGGCGCTCGACGGTCCTTCCCGAGATGGTCGGGCACACGATCGCAGTGCACGACGGGCGCAAGCACGTTCCCGTCTACATCAGCGAGGCGATGGTCGGCCATAAGCTCGGCGAGTTCGCTCCGACGCGCACGTTCCGGGGTCACGCTGGTGAGAAGTCGGCGAGGAAGCGATGA
- the rplV gene encoding 50S ribosomal protein L22, with translation MRARATARYIRQSPFKVRRVLDLVRGVPVGQAETILMFTNRRAAPTVKKVLASAVANAEHNLALDKEELVVVEAYADEGPTLKRFRPRARGRATRVRKRTCHITIVVGDQEEETS, from the coding sequence ATGAGAGCCAGGGCAACGGCGCGTTACATCAGGCAGTCACCGTTCAAGGTGCGCCGCGTGCTCGACCTCGTCCGGGGGGTTCCCGTCGGCCAGGCCGAGACCATCCTCATGTTCACGAACAGGCGAGCCGCTCCGACCGTCAAGAAGGTGCTGGCATCGGCCGTGGCCAACGCCGAGCACAACCTGGCGCTCGACAAGGAAGAGCTCGTCGTGGTCGAGGCGTACGCCGACGAGGGGCCGACGCTGAAGCGTTTCCGCCCGAGGGCGCGCGGCCGCGCCACGCGCGTCCGCAAGCGGACCTGCCACATCACGATCGTCGTCGGAGACCAGGAAGAGGAGACCAGCTGA